In Tubulanus polymorphus chromosome 8, tnTubPoly1.2, whole genome shotgun sequence, one genomic interval encodes:
- the LOC141910387 gene encoding uncharacterized protein LOC141910387: MVYPLDVKEPDSPEIPCTMRKTKYSGSTPICVYKATVDTVVSKAILINGAWEPHLTELMEELFRRDPNLNLFDFGSNVGSFAITALKSGRKVVAVDPKAGNLRRIRMSIHKGHLTGAVLVQNGLSDFRTTATFHQDPGNNGGSYLTDTKLNNTHGIIAKVKFQVKTILVTDLIPVIRFKRAMIKIDIQGFELKAFQHLESFLKTVDIPFILMEWIWVKVGETGNRMVALMYKLGYQCFIPSINGAACPGNEHTKWPYDVVWVRTNATVYPGAYEAIRIWNGKPKPS, from the coding sequence ATGGTCTATCCACTGGACGTCAAAGAACCGGACTCGCCGGAAATACCGTGTACAATGCGAAAAACCAAATATTCCGGGTCGACTCCAATATGCGTTTACAAAGCGACAGTTGACACAGTCGTGTCCAAGGCTATATTGATAAACGGGGCTTGGGAACCTCACCTAACCGAACTTATGGAGGAACTTTTCCGTCGCGATCCTAATTTGAACTTGTTCGATTTCGGGTCGAATGTCGGCTCCTTCGCGATAACGGCGCTAAAAAGCGGTCGTAAAGTCGTCGCGGTCGATCCTAAAGCGGGGAATCTGCGCCGAATCAGAATGTCGATTCATAAAGGTCATCTGACCGGCGCGGTTTTAGTACAGAACGGTTTATCGGACTTCCGAACAACGGCGACTTTTCACCAAGACCCTGGAAACAACGGCGGGTCATACCTCACCGATACTAAACTGAATAACACACACGGTATAATAGCAAAAGTGAAATTTCAAGTTAAAACAATTCTAGTGACCGATTTGATTCCAGTGATTAGATTTAAACGAGCTAtgattaaaattgatattcagGGTTTCGAACTGAAGGCGTTTCAACATCTCGAGTCGTTTTTAAAAACGGTAGATATTCCGTTTATACTGATGGAATGGATCTGGGTGAAGGTCGGAGAGACTGGTAATCGTATGGTAGCGCTGATGTATAAACTGGGCTATCAATGTTTCATTCCATCAATAAATGGAGCTGCGTGTCCGGGTAATGAACACACTAAATGGCCGTATGACGTAGTTTGGGTGAGAACTAATGCCACTGTTTACCCTGGAGCATATGAAGCTATTCGTATATGGAACGGGAAACCAAAACCTTCCTAG